A window of the Capricornis sumatraensis isolate serow.1 chromosome 9, serow.2, whole genome shotgun sequence genome harbors these coding sequences:
- the CETN3 gene encoding centrin-3, with protein sequence MSLALRNDLVVDKTKRKKRRELSEEQKQEIKDAFELFDTDKDEAIDYHELKVAMRALGFDVKKADVLKILKDYDREATGKITFEDFNEVVTDWILERDPHEEILKAFKLFDDDDSGKISLRNLRRVARELGENMSDEELRAMIEEFDKDGDGEINQEEFIAIMTGDI encoded by the exons ATGAGTTTAGCTCTGAG AAATGACCTTGTAGTAgacaaaacaaagaggaaaaaaagaagagaactctctgaagaacagaaacaagaaattaaagatgcttttgaactatttgACACAGACAAAGATGAAGCAATAGATTATCATGAATTAAAG GTGGCAATGAGAGCCTTGGGGTTTGATGTAAAAAAAGCTGATGTACTGAAGATTCTTAAAGATTATGACAGAGAAGCCACTGGGAAAATAACCTTTGAGGATTTCAATGAAGTTG TGACAGACTGGATATTGGAAAGAGAtccacatgaagaaatattaaaggcatTTAAACTATTTGATGATGATGATTCTGGTAAAATAAGCTTGAGGAATTTGCGACGTGTTGCCAGAGAATTGGGTGAAAACATGAGTGATGAAGAACTTCGGGCTATGATAGAAGAATTTGATAAAGATGGTGATGGAGAAA TAAATCAAGAGGAATTCATTGCTATTATGACTGGTGACATTTAA